Genomic window (Drosophila sulfurigaster albostrigata strain 15112-1811.04 chromosome 2R, ASM2355843v2, whole genome shotgun sequence):
TCAAAGGCTTTAAGGGGACCCCGAATACGCCTGATAAGAGAGTGCCACACCACCTCAAGCCCCTTCAACATTCCCGCACCTTAGCTAAATCAGTTGTACAAACGCATAAATTGTTTCGAAAGtcccaaaagccaaaaatgtgaaaaaaaaaataaagtaaaaaaacggTAACCAGAGGCTCAAATCGTAACACCAACTCGATTACTCAATCAAAGCGATGGTGATGACAGCATTTGTAGATTGAAGCGGGGTGGAAAGTTCTCGGGGGTAGCGGGGTGTTAGCCGCAAACTAGTGAGAACTTATTGgtgattttaatttgtttacaactacaataaatgaaaactgtTAGTAGAGAGGTGAAATATAGTCGATCGACCAGCAGATACTCTGAAAGGTGTTTTAATAAAgttcttttggtttttaagtAAGTTTGTATATATTTCCATCCATTGTTTAGGTTAATAATTACTTAAACTTGAAACCAGTCTCccaaaacttttttaaaaaagttaattgGTTTTAAAGTCAGtttgtatatatttctatCCATAGTTTAGGGTAATGATTactatatttgtaaatttataccgatttttactttttttcaatatttaaaattttgccgattttgaaattttttttaatttttaaaattaattcatttttaaattttttcaatattcaagACTaccgatttttataatttttttattttgaaaacgttggccaattttgaattttttcaatACTCAAATTTTTGCTGATTTGgctatttctttcatttaaaccattaaatttatttgtggaaaaaaaatatacttcatATATAACCTAAAGGATACAATCTATAAAATCTTCAATTTATAGagatatttaacaaattataaagaTATAAGGCttggaaattcaaatttaaaatatttcaactaaCATTTTCTACAAGAATAAACGAATTAATTAGTAGTCCTATTTAGCAAGTTTTGTATATTGGTCATAATAAATAGGATATGCATGaactcaaatatttaataaataataatgtttttgttataaataatatgtttttgaAAAAAACTTCTTcagattttaatattaatatgatttaagaattaaagaaaaaaaaataatgtaaatcgGAAAACTGGTTTAGAAATTATAGATAAATTTCTACTACTGAGATCATGAGCGGCAgtgtatatttaaatcaaagatAATTGCCTAAAATTATATCCAAATGGGAGAATATTGTTAGTTCACTCCACTTTatctaatttaaatgtattgcaGATAAGCGCACATTTCcaattatttttcactttttgtttttgtaagaATAGTCAATTATTCGCACAACACTAGTTTGTCCTGTTTATAGagaattttcataaatatttaatttaaatgcattgccCATAGccgtatatttcaaatttgtacaTAACTTAAGTACATTGCGGTTaatcacatttttatattattgcatTACTTCTGATTCATGAGATtctaatatgaaaataatcaataattcGCCTTTTAAAGGTATAGTATGATTGCAGTTAAtcgcattttttatattattatattacttcTGATTCAACAGATTCTTTGGCTAGtaagaaaataatgaataataatgaatgGAACAACAGTATTTTAATGGAATGATTGATTTTCTAAAAATCACTCAAACGATTTATTACatataaacacaaatattacGTATTGCAGATAAATGCACCATTTTTTTAAGTGAGGAATGACTACGCAAGTAGCGACATTTTACTACATTTAAGTTGATGAACAGACGAGCTTCTGTGTTTCAGTTTGATTGCTTGCAATCTACTATGCCACGCCTCCTTAGATGCATTCCACACTTGGTGTACTCGCATAGGGTATTGAAAACGAGGAGAGGATGAGAGCCAACAAAGGCGACAACTCAAACGACGACAAGAACGACGTCCGAGCGATACCGATAAGCGGGTGATTAACAATTACTCGATCAAAAGTACCGACGCTGTGGGAGCGAGATGGCGCTCCGAAGCTATGCTCGTCGTACCCACTGGAGGTTGTATGTTATGGAGTGCCGTCCGGGTAGCTGTTAGCAATGTGTTTAATAAGCCCGGAGTGTTTTGATTTATATGACTGGTGGATCGGCGATTGGGTTGCAGTCTACAACGTCAACCGACGACCGACGAGCGACGAGCGACGAGCGACGACGACCAAAGATTCCCCCGAGTGCCGGCTGCTTGTCTATatcaaatacgaatacgaattgaaattttgggaattggaattggaaattTGTAGAGCGCCTCGAGTGGCAGGTGAGAGGCAGGAGAAGGGAGGGGAGTagaggggaggggaggggagaCGAGTGGTTGGTAGCGGTGTGAAGACCTTATCGATGATAGTAGCTCATTCATTATCTATGTACACTCGTATCTACATACAGCCGctatattattgttaatatagATATCTTACCCATTAGCACAACATTAcgagtatatgtatatgtacaatCTATTATATTCTGTGAAATCAGATTTAGTACAATTTATTGAGCCCTGCGTCGAACCAGCAATTAGTTCACCGTCTGCGCCCGTCGAAGTCGCGTCGTCACTTCACTCCGAAGTTCTTTAGAGCACATTAGCGTAACGAATGTTGCCCGGCACCGTCTTGGGATCGCCGCGTGATCAATCCGCCACCAATAtggataacaacaacacgatTAAAGCCAACAAATCTTCATTCTCCATTGACAACATATTGGACCACAAATCGCAAGTTCAATCCGATCCCAAGAGACAAacacagtcacagtcgcagtcgagtCCTGTCATGAGCAGCTCTTCTCCATCCCTGGGCACAGCCTCTACGGCCTTTGCCGCCTCCTCATCCGCCTCGCCATCCATCTATGATTTATCCCGCGAGGCGATGGCCGCACAATATGCTCTCAAGAATCTGGAGCCCAGCTCGGGAACTTTGCTGTCACCCACCACGCTGCGCTTCAATCCAATCTACTCAGATCCCGCCTCGTTATTTTATCAGCAAATGCTGAATCTGCAGAAGAATTCTTCGCTCTTCATGCCACACTtccaagctgctgctgtggcagctgcggCGGCTGCGCAGCCATCTGCATATTGTGATCAGTACAGTCCGTTCATCGATTGTGAAGGTAAGACAAATACTTActatatcatttttttaaaagaagaattagaacaaaaataaaatattatattgaaaaatattcacaaTTTCAACTTTAAGTTTTAGTTATTCTTCCTATTCTTAAAAAGTGATTATAAATTAACTCACATTTTATGATGAAATACCTTAAATTATATAGATCAATAGATGAATCATTGAAAAACCATaaagttattcaaaaatataaattttttctttataaatgtGAGCTTTATTGAATACCATTTGATAAAATCCTTTACTCACAATCATTACTTTGAAATAATCAATTCTATATAGTCCtatttaattaagtaattttgctgattcatttcataatttgaCTTTCAATTTTGCACAATCATTCGAAATACATCCAAGTGGTAATATCTCTTCCTTCTAGTATCAAAGTTTATGCTTTAATGAGAATAATTATGCTGTCAACTAAAAGTATCATTCGATCATGCATAGTTACGAAATAGCGGATATGTGTCACACATAATGAACGAGCGATATAAATACAATCATTAATAATTAAGTACTGAACTCGCAAGGTAAAAGTCCAAACTCTAATTTCAACAAAAGATTCACATTTTGATAGTAAAAATCagtacaacaataacac
Coding sequences:
- the LOC133837968 gene encoding hematopoietically-expressed homeobox protein Hhex, translated to MLPGTVLGSPRDQSATNMDNNNTIKANKSSFSIDNILDHKSQVQSDPKRQTQSQSQSSPVMSSSSPSLGTASTAFAASSSASPSIYDLSREAMAAQYALKNLEPSSGTLLSPTTLRFNPIYSDPASLFYQQMLNLQKNSSLFMPHFQAAAVAAAAAAQPSAYCDQYSPFIDCEGFSNPATAAAALYCNAAYPAASFYMSNFGVKRKGGQIRFTSQQTKNLENRFSSSKYLSPEERRHLALQLKLTDRQVKTWFQNRRAKWRRANQTKRNGGNGGNTSATPSSNGAGSIQTGRNMQQQQQQQQQAAHSDDEDRMYLSEDDEDDDEDDEAERSEQPVIS